One part of the Anaerolineae bacterium genome encodes these proteins:
- a CDS encoding nucleotidyltransferase family protein, with protein sequence MREETFSRTAAIILAAGGSTRFGAPKQLARWGRQTFIERVADVALASLAQPVVVVVGAEIDQCRAALANRPVQVVVNKNWAGGQSTSMQAGLAVLPPNVNGVIFLLVDQPGVTPDVLDALIERHRQTLAPVVWPEFAGQRGNPVLFDRSLFDQLRQINGDVGGRPLLRAYQAQAERVAVTNRAVLQDFDRPEDLK encoded by the coding sequence TTGAGGGAGGAAACTTTTTCCCGCACAGCCGCCATTATTTTGGCGGCGGGAGGATCAACCCGCTTTGGCGCGCCCAAGCAGTTGGCCCGTTGGGGCCGGCAGACCTTTATTGAGCGGGTGGCTGATGTAGCTTTGGCTTCGTTGGCGCAGCCGGTGGTGGTGGTGGTGGGCGCGGAGATAGACCAATGCCGGGCGGCCCTGGCCAACAGGCCGGTCCAGGTGGTGGTCAATAAAAATTGGGCCGGGGGCCAAAGCACCTCCATGCAGGCCGGTTTGGCCGTTTTGCCGCCAAACGTAAACGGCGTTATTTTTCTTTTGGTTGATCAGCCTGGGGTCACGCCCGATGTACTGGACGCCCTCATTGAGCGCCATCGCCAAACGCTGGCCCCGGTAGTGTGGCCGGAATTTGCCGGGCAGCGCGGCAATCCCGTGCTTTTTGACCGTTCTCTCTTTGACCAATTGCGCCAAATCAACGGCGATGTGGGCGGTCGTCCGTTGCTGAGGGCCTATCAGGCTCAGGCAGAGCGAGTGGCGGTGACCAATAGGGCTGTTTTACAAGATTTTGATCGGCCTGAGGATTTAAAGTAG